The proteins below come from a single Zea mays cultivar B73 chromosome 8, Zm-B73-REFERENCE-NAM-5.0, whole genome shotgun sequence genomic window:
- the LOC100283778 gene encoding Glycine-rich RNA-binding protein 2, mitochondrial, translated as MAAFNKLGGLLRHSALVSGITGGSSPAVFNAARLMSTKLFIGGLDWGVDDVKLREAFSSFGEVTEARVITDRETGRSRGFGFVNYSDSDAAKEAISAMDGKEIDGRQVRVNMANERPAGNRGGGGYGGGGYGGGGYGGGGGYGGGGYGGGSQSYDA; from the exons ATGGCGGCCTTCAACAAGCTTGGTGGCCTTCTAAGGCACAGTGCTCTGGTGAGCGGTATCACTGGTGGCTCTTCTCCTGCAGTGTTCAATGCTGCACGGCTCATGTCTACCAAGCTATTTATTGGTG GTCTTGACTGGGGTGTTGATGACGTGAAACTAAGAGAAGCATTTAGCAGCTTTGGAGAGGTTACTGAAG cgagggtgATCACAGACAGGGAGACTGGGAGGTCAAGAGGCTTTGGCTTTGTGAACTACTCCGACAGTGATGCTGCCAAGGAAGCTATTTCTGCAATGGATGGCAAG GAAATTGATGGGCGGCAGGTACGTGTCAACATGGCTAATGAGAGACCTGCTGGGAACCGTGGTGGTGGCGGCTATGGTGGCGGCGGCTATGGAGGTGGTGGCtacggaggtggtggcggctacgGAGGTGGTGGCTATGGTGGTGGCAGCCAAAGCTATGATGCTTGA